The following proteins come from a genomic window of Eretmochelys imbricata isolate rEreImb1 chromosome 11, rEreImb1.hap1, whole genome shotgun sequence:
- the ZNF148 gene encoding zinc finger protein 148 isoform X1 encodes MNIEDKLGGLFLKCGGIDQMQSARAMVGMGAVSDQSSVSGERQEAVLQDRTMAHQEILTTDEVLQENELRQQEMISHDELMVHEETVKNDDELEAQDRLPQGLQYAVNVPISVKQEITFTDASEQQKRDKKQIREPVDMQKKKKRKQRSPAKILTINEDGSLGLKTPKSHVCEHCNAAFRTNYHLQRHVFIHTGEKPFQCSQCDMRFIQKYLLQRHEKIHTGEKPFRCDECGMRFIQKYHMERHKRTHSGEKPYQCEYCLQYFSRTDRVLKHKRMCHESRDKKPNRSATKVGLLTSEEDPGFSTPMKDSSLPKKKRQKTEKAKSVDKEIGDKSEQKKDKNDFLPLYSASAKVKDEYMVAEYAVEMPHSSVSGSHLEDANSGEIHPPKLVLKKVNSKRSLKQPLEQSQTISPLSTYEENKVSKYAFDLVDKQGLLDADGNADIDQVDTLQEGPSKPVHSSTNYDDAMQFLKKKRYLQAASNNSREYALNVGTIASQPSVTQAAVASVIDESTTASILDSQALNVEIKSNHDKNVIPDEVLQTLLDHYSHKANGQHEISFNVTDTEVTSSISINSSEVSEVTQSETVGTSSQASSSDKASMLQEYSKFLQQALDRTSQNDAYLNNPSLNFVTDNQTLTSQPAFSSIDKQVYASIPVNSFRSGMNSPLRTTPDKSHFGLMVADSQHSFPFSGDEANHSSSSSTQDFLDQVTSQKKAEAQPVHQAYQMSSFEQPFRAQYHGARAGISPQFSTANGQVNLRGPGTSAEFPEFPLVNVNDNRAGMTSSPDATTGQTFG; translated from the exons CAGCCAGGGCTATGGTAGGGATGGGTGCAGTATCTGACCAATCTTCAGTATCTGGGGAACGGCAAGAGGCAGTGCTTCAAGACCGGACTATGGCACATCAAGAAATTCTTACAACAGATGAAGTGTTACAAGAAAATGAGCTTCGACAGCAGGAGATGATTTCACATGATGAACTCATGGTCCATGAGGAGACGGTAAAAAATGATGATGAGCTAGAGGCTCAAGATAGACTTCCTCAAGGGCTACAGTATGCAGTCAATGTTCCT ATCAGTGTAAAGCAGGAAATTACTTTTACTGATGCCTCTGAACAACAGAAGagagacaaaaaacaaatacGAGAGCCAGTAGATatgcagaaaaagaagaaaagaaaacagcgTTCACCAGCAAAG atccTTACAATAAatgaggatggatcacttggtctGAAAACCCCCAAATCTCATGTTTGTGAGCATTGCAATGCTGCCTTTAGAACCAACTACCATTTACAGAGACATGTCTTCATTCATACAG GTGAAAAACCATTTCAGTGCAGTCAATGCGACATGCGTTTCATACAGAAGTACCTGCTACAGAGACATGAGAAGATTCATACTG GTGAAAAACCATTTCGCTGTGATGAATGTGGTATGAGGTTCATACAGAAGTATCATATGGAAAGGCACAAGAGAACTCATAGTGGAGAGAAGCCTTACCAGTGTGAATATTGTTTGCAG TACTTTTCCAGGACTGACCGTGTGCTGAAACATAAACGTATGTGCCATGAGAGCCGTGATAAGAAACCTAATAGAAGTGCCACCAAAGTTGGCCTTTTGACATCCGAGGAAGATCCTGGCTTCTCTACACCGATGAAAGATAGCTCCTTGCCAAAGAAGAAAAGGCAGAAAACAGAGAAAGCAAAGTCTGTGGACAAGGAAATTGGAGATAAATCAGAACAGAAGAAAGATAAAAATGACTTCTTGCCCTTGTATTCTGCCAGTGCTAAAGTAAAGGATGAATATATGGTGGCAGAATATGCTGTTGAGATGCCACATTCTTCTGTCAGTGGGTCACACTTAGAAGATGCAAATTCTGGAGAAATACACCCACCTAAACTGGTTCTCAAAAAAGTTAATAGTAAGAGAAGTCTAAAACAGCCACTTGAGCAAAGTCAGACCATTTCACCTTTATCTACATATGAAGAGAACAAGGTTTCAAAGTATGCCTTTGATCTTGTGGATAAACAAGGTTTATTGGACGCAGATGGTAATGCTGACATTGACCAAGTTGATACTTTACAGGAAGGACCCAGTAAACCTGTACACAGCAGCACTAATTATGATGACGCAAtgcagtttttaaagaaaaagaggtATCTGCAAGCGGCTAGTAATAATAGTAGAGAATATGCCCTGAATGTAGGTACTATAGCATCTCAACCTTCAGTAACACAGGCAGCCGTAGCAAGTGTCATTGATGAAAGTACCACAGCATCCATATTAGATTCACAGGCACTGAATGTGGAAATTAAAAGTAACCATGACAAAAATGTCATTCCAGATGAGGTGCTTCAAACCCTACTAGATCATTATTCCCACAAGGCTAATGGACAACATGAAATATCTTTCAATGTGACGGATACTGAGGTGACCTCCAGTATATCAATCAATTCTTCTGAAGTATCTGAGGTCACCCAGTCTGAAACTGTTGGAACAAGCTCTCAGGCTTCCTCATCAGATAAAGCCAGTATGTTACAAGAATATTCAAAGTTTCTACAACAAGCGTTGGATAGAACTAGCCAAAATGATGCCTATTTGAACAACCCAAGCCTTAATTTTGTGACTGATAACCAGACTCTTACAAGCCAGCCAGCATTCTCTTCCATAGACAAACAGGTCTATGCTTCTATTCCTGTCAATAGCTTTCGATCAGGAATGAACTCTCCATTAAGAACAACTCCAGACAAGTCTCATTTTGGACTAATGGTTGCTGATTCCCAGCACTCTTTTCCCTTTTCAGGTGATGAGGCAAAtcattcttcctcctcctctacaCAGGACTTCTTGGATCAAGTGACTTCTCAGAAGAAAGCAGAGGCACAGCCTGTCCATCAGGCTTATCAAATGAGCTCCTTTGAGCAGCCCTTCAGAGCTCAATACCATGGAGCAAGAGCTGGAATATCACCTCAGTTTAGCACTGCCAACGGACAGGTGAACCTGCGAGGGCCAGGGACAAGTGCTGAATTCCCTGAATTTCCCTTGGTGAATGTAAATGATAATAGAGCTGGGATGACTTCTTCACCGGATGCCACAACGGGCCAGACTTTTGGCtaa
- the ZNF148 gene encoding zinc finger protein 148 isoform X2 gives MNIEDKLGGLFLKCGGIDQMQSARAMVGMGAVSDQSSVSGERQEAVLQDRTMAHQEILTTDEVLQENELRQQEMISHDELMVHEETVKNDDELEAQDRLPQGLQYAVNVPISVKQEITFTDASEQQKRDKKQIREPVDMQKKKKRKQRSPAKILTINEDGSLGLKTPKSHVCEHCNAAFRTNYHLQRHVFIHTGEKPFRCDECGMRFIQKYHMERHKRTHSGEKPYQCEYCLQYFSRTDRVLKHKRMCHESRDKKPNRSATKVGLLTSEEDPGFSTPMKDSSLPKKKRQKTEKAKSVDKEIGDKSEQKKDKNDFLPLYSASAKVKDEYMVAEYAVEMPHSSVSGSHLEDANSGEIHPPKLVLKKVNSKRSLKQPLEQSQTISPLSTYEENKVSKYAFDLVDKQGLLDADGNADIDQVDTLQEGPSKPVHSSTNYDDAMQFLKKKRYLQAASNNSREYALNVGTIASQPSVTQAAVASVIDESTTASILDSQALNVEIKSNHDKNVIPDEVLQTLLDHYSHKANGQHEISFNVTDTEVTSSISINSSEVSEVTQSETVGTSSQASSSDKASMLQEYSKFLQQALDRTSQNDAYLNNPSLNFVTDNQTLTSQPAFSSIDKQVYASIPVNSFRSGMNSPLRTTPDKSHFGLMVADSQHSFPFSGDEANHSSSSSTQDFLDQVTSQKKAEAQPVHQAYQMSSFEQPFRAQYHGARAGISPQFSTANGQVNLRGPGTSAEFPEFPLVNVNDNRAGMTSSPDATTGQTFG, from the exons CAGCCAGGGCTATGGTAGGGATGGGTGCAGTATCTGACCAATCTTCAGTATCTGGGGAACGGCAAGAGGCAGTGCTTCAAGACCGGACTATGGCACATCAAGAAATTCTTACAACAGATGAAGTGTTACAAGAAAATGAGCTTCGACAGCAGGAGATGATTTCACATGATGAACTCATGGTCCATGAGGAGACGGTAAAAAATGATGATGAGCTAGAGGCTCAAGATAGACTTCCTCAAGGGCTACAGTATGCAGTCAATGTTCCT ATCAGTGTAAAGCAGGAAATTACTTTTACTGATGCCTCTGAACAACAGAAGagagacaaaaaacaaatacGAGAGCCAGTAGATatgcagaaaaagaagaaaagaaaacagcgTTCACCAGCAAAG atccTTACAATAAatgaggatggatcacttggtctGAAAACCCCCAAATCTCATGTTTGTGAGCATTGCAATGCTGCCTTTAGAACCAACTACCATTTACAGAGACATGTCTTCATTCATACAG GTGAAAAACCATTTCGCTGTGATGAATGTGGTATGAGGTTCATACAGAAGTATCATATGGAAAGGCACAAGAGAACTCATAGTGGAGAGAAGCCTTACCAGTGTGAATATTGTTTGCAG TACTTTTCCAGGACTGACCGTGTGCTGAAACATAAACGTATGTGCCATGAGAGCCGTGATAAGAAACCTAATAGAAGTGCCACCAAAGTTGGCCTTTTGACATCCGAGGAAGATCCTGGCTTCTCTACACCGATGAAAGATAGCTCCTTGCCAAAGAAGAAAAGGCAGAAAACAGAGAAAGCAAAGTCTGTGGACAAGGAAATTGGAGATAAATCAGAACAGAAGAAAGATAAAAATGACTTCTTGCCCTTGTATTCTGCCAGTGCTAAAGTAAAGGATGAATATATGGTGGCAGAATATGCTGTTGAGATGCCACATTCTTCTGTCAGTGGGTCACACTTAGAAGATGCAAATTCTGGAGAAATACACCCACCTAAACTGGTTCTCAAAAAAGTTAATAGTAAGAGAAGTCTAAAACAGCCACTTGAGCAAAGTCAGACCATTTCACCTTTATCTACATATGAAGAGAACAAGGTTTCAAAGTATGCCTTTGATCTTGTGGATAAACAAGGTTTATTGGACGCAGATGGTAATGCTGACATTGACCAAGTTGATACTTTACAGGAAGGACCCAGTAAACCTGTACACAGCAGCACTAATTATGATGACGCAAtgcagtttttaaagaaaaagaggtATCTGCAAGCGGCTAGTAATAATAGTAGAGAATATGCCCTGAATGTAGGTACTATAGCATCTCAACCTTCAGTAACACAGGCAGCCGTAGCAAGTGTCATTGATGAAAGTACCACAGCATCCATATTAGATTCACAGGCACTGAATGTGGAAATTAAAAGTAACCATGACAAAAATGTCATTCCAGATGAGGTGCTTCAAACCCTACTAGATCATTATTCCCACAAGGCTAATGGACAACATGAAATATCTTTCAATGTGACGGATACTGAGGTGACCTCCAGTATATCAATCAATTCTTCTGAAGTATCTGAGGTCACCCAGTCTGAAACTGTTGGAACAAGCTCTCAGGCTTCCTCATCAGATAAAGCCAGTATGTTACAAGAATATTCAAAGTTTCTACAACAAGCGTTGGATAGAACTAGCCAAAATGATGCCTATTTGAACAACCCAAGCCTTAATTTTGTGACTGATAACCAGACTCTTACAAGCCAGCCAGCATTCTCTTCCATAGACAAACAGGTCTATGCTTCTATTCCTGTCAATAGCTTTCGATCAGGAATGAACTCTCCATTAAGAACAACTCCAGACAAGTCTCATTTTGGACTAATGGTTGCTGATTCCCAGCACTCTTTTCCCTTTTCAGGTGATGAGGCAAAtcattcttcctcctcctctacaCAGGACTTCTTGGATCAAGTGACTTCTCAGAAGAAAGCAGAGGCACAGCCTGTCCATCAGGCTTATCAAATGAGCTCCTTTGAGCAGCCCTTCAGAGCTCAATACCATGGAGCAAGAGCTGGAATATCACCTCAGTTTAGCACTGCCAACGGACAGGTGAACCTGCGAGGGCCAGGGACAAGTGCTGAATTCCCTGAATTTCCCTTGGTGAATGTAAATGATAATAGAGCTGGGATGACTTCTTCACCGGATGCCACAACGGGCCAGACTTTTGGCtaa